One window from the genome of Phycisphaerales bacterium encodes:
- the rpmI gene encoding 50S ribosomal protein L35, whose product MPKTKPHKGTLKRIRISKTGKVRHRSANHKHLSSHKSAKRLRHLRKDPIMANPDAKRLEKLLFRRLRGRNQPRSTMKRSPSPEQRRAEREAAAKDS is encoded by the coding sequence ATGCCGAAGACCAAGCCCCACAAGGGCACGCTCAAGCGAATCCGGATCTCCAAGACGGGCAAGGTCCGCCACCGCTCGGCGAACCACAAGCACTTGAGCTCGCACAAGTCGGCCAAGCGCCTGCGCCACCTGCGCAAGGACCCGATCATGGCCAACCCGGATGCGAAGCGGCTGGAGAAGCTGCTGTTCCGCCGCCTGCGCGGTCGCAACCAGCCCAGGAGCACCATGAAGCGGAGCCCCAGCCCCGAGCAGCGTCGCGCCGAGCGCGAGGCCGCCGCGAAGGACAGCTGA